The Candidatus Krumholzibacteriota bacterium genome contains a region encoding:
- a CDS encoding sigma-54-dependent Fis family transcriptional regulator, producing MADEKILIVDDEKSMCQYLAIMLKKEGYDVKTVNNGKKAVKEISGSNFDLLMTDIRMEGIDGIEVLKQAKEINPTLPVIIMTAYASQKTAIDALNEGAFYYLIKRAAKNEEIKMVVRNALDLHKVKSENLFLKKQLKKKDSPRKIIGKSEEIHKVFDLIDKVADTDSTILVTGESGTGKELVARAIHYQSDRSNTPFVSINCGALPENLLESELFGHVKGSFTGAIRDKDGLFKVASGGTFFLDEVGETSLAIQVKLLRVLQEREIIPVGGTQPIKVNARLVAATNADLEEAVHAGAFRADLYYRLNVIPINIPPLRERRDDIPLLVEHFLQIASQKAGKEKTISKEAMCLLINYDWQGNVRELENVIERAVILQDGDVVDICDLPDKVRLHSKDRRKLVMDNSQMTLEELEKEYLLSVLEETNWQKKKASSILGINASTLYRKIQRYELDREEEKATV from the coding sequence ATGGCGGATGAAAAGATCCTGATCGTAGACGATGAAAAAAGCATGTGCCAGTACCTTGCCATAATGTTGAAGAAGGAAGGGTATGACGTTAAAACGGTCAATAACGGAAAAAAGGCTGTCAAGGAGATATCCGGTTCGAATTTCGATCTCTTGATGACTGATATAAGGATGGAGGGGATAGACGGGATCGAAGTGCTGAAACAGGCCAAAGAGATCAATCCGACTCTTCCGGTGATAATCATGACGGCGTACGCTTCTCAGAAGACGGCGATCGACGCGTTGAATGAAGGAGCCTTTTACTATCTGATAAAAAGGGCCGCCAAGAACGAAGAGATCAAGATGGTCGTCCGTAACGCCCTTGACCTGCACAAAGTGAAAAGCGAGAATCTCTTTCTGAAAAAGCAGCTGAAAAAGAAGGATTCACCAAGAAAGATCATAGGAAAGAGCGAGGAGATACATAAGGTCTTCGATCTCATAGACAAAGTGGCGGATACAGATTCGACGATACTGGTGACGGGAGAGAGCGGTACGGGTAAGGAACTTGTCGCAAGGGCTATCCATTACCAGAGCGACAGATCGAATACTCCATTCGTATCGATAAACTGCGGCGCCCTTCCCGAGAATCTTCTTGAAAGCGAACTCTTCGGCCATGTCAAAGGCAGTTTTACCGGCGCGATCAGGGACAAGGATGGCCTGTTCAAGGTCGCGAGCGGTGGAACATTTTTCCTCGATGAAGTGGGGGAGACATCTCTGGCTATCCAGGTCAAACTTCTCCGCGTGCTGCAGGAAAGAGAGATAATCCCCGTCGGAGGGACCCAACCGATCAAGGTCAACGCGAGGCTTGTCGCGGCAACCAACGCGGATCTCGAAGAAGCTGTCCATGCCGGCGCTTTCCGGGCGGACCTGTATTACCGTCTTAACGTCATACCGATAAATATTCCCCCTCTCAGGGAGAGAAGGGATGATATCCCCCTGCTCGTCGAGCATTTTCTCCAGATCGCTTCACAGAAAGCCGGGAAAGAAAAGACCATTTCAAAAGAAGCGATGTGCCTTCTGATAAATTACGACTGGCAGGGAAATGTGCGTGAGCTGGAGAATGTCATAGAAAGAGCCGTGATCCTGCAGGATGGAGACGTCGTGGATATATGCGATCTTCCCGACAAGGTCAGGCTGCATTCGAAGGACAGAAGAAAACTTGTCATGGATAATTCCCAGATGACATTGGAAGAACTGGAGAAGGAATACCTCCTGTCCGTCCTGGAAGAGACCAACTGGCAGAAGAAAAAAGCAAGCTCGATCCTTGGAATCAATGCTTCGACCCTTTACAGGAAGATCCAGAGATATGAGCTGGACAGGGAAGAAGAGAAAGCGACTGTCTGA